One region of Micromonospora ureilytica genomic DNA includes:
- a CDS encoding leucyl aminopeptidase family protein, with translation MLDIRLIAEPDRLDALVLPVRPAESTAEGDTSAEPMPTAVAAPDGTADEAVALVSAARLTGRTGEIHTQLRPGGTPGRLQLLGIGDGDEAAWRTAGAALARSNAAETHITIALPAEVTSAAIRGLTEGLLLAPYRFRLTEAGDRPTLSGVDLLLADPTAYEDTVATARTTAAMTHLARDLTNTPSSVKTPQWFADQVASAAADLPDLRLRVRGPAELAAEGFGGILAVGGGSASGPRLVELDWHPANARTHVVLVGKGITFDTGGISIKPVAAMKLMRKDMAGAAAVVAATLGAAALRLPVRITTLAPLAENMVSGSAFRPGDVIRHYGGTTSETTNSDAEGRLVLADALAYAVQQLEPDLLLDLATLTGANSVALGKRTAALYSENDELAAGVLAAAESAGESAWRMPLHTDYVEYLGSEIADLYSAPTQGAGSVLAALYLREFTGELRDRWLHLDMSAPSWADGDQAEVSRGATGWGVRSLLRWLADVH, from the coding sequence GTGCTCGACATCCGTCTGATCGCCGAGCCTGACCGGCTCGACGCCCTCGTCCTGCCCGTCCGGCCCGCCGAATCGACGGCGGAGGGTGACACCTCGGCCGAGCCGATGCCGACAGCCGTGGCGGCCCCGGACGGCACGGCCGACGAGGCCGTCGCGCTGGTGTCGGCGGCCCGACTGACGGGCCGAACCGGCGAGATCCACACCCAGCTGCGCCCCGGGGGTACCCCCGGCCGGCTGCAGCTGCTCGGCATCGGTGACGGGGACGAGGCGGCCTGGCGGACGGCCGGGGCGGCCCTGGCCCGCTCCAACGCAGCTGAGACGCATATCACCATCGCGCTGCCGGCCGAGGTGACCTCGGCCGCGATTCGCGGGTTGACCGAGGGGCTGCTGCTCGCCCCGTACCGCTTCCGACTCACCGAGGCCGGCGACCGGCCGACGCTCAGCGGCGTCGACCTGCTGCTCGCCGACCCGACCGCGTACGAGGACACCGTCGCCACGGCCCGGACCACTGCCGCGATGACCCATCTCGCCCGGGACCTGACCAACACCCCCTCCTCGGTGAAGACCCCGCAGTGGTTCGCCGACCAGGTGGCCTCCGCCGCGGCCGACCTTCCGGACCTGCGGCTGCGGGTCCGTGGCCCAGCCGAACTCGCCGCCGAGGGCTTCGGCGGGATCCTCGCCGTGGGCGGTGGCTCCGCCAGCGGACCCCGGCTCGTCGAACTGGACTGGCACCCCGCCAACGCGCGCACCCACGTGGTGCTGGTCGGCAAGGGCATCACCTTCGACACCGGCGGCATCTCGATCAAGCCGGTGGCGGCGATGAAGCTGATGCGCAAGGACATGGCCGGCGCGGCCGCGGTCGTCGCCGCCACCCTGGGCGCCGCCGCGCTGCGGCTGCCGGTCCGGATCACCACGTTGGCCCCGCTCGCCGAGAACATGGTCAGCGGCTCGGCGTTCCGCCCCGGCGACGTCATCCGGCACTACGGCGGCACGACCAGCGAGACGACCAACTCCGACGCCGAGGGTCGACTGGTCCTCGCCGACGCGTTGGCGTACGCGGTGCAGCAGCTCGAACCAGACCTGCTTCTCGACCTGGCCACGCTCACCGGCGCGAACTCGGTGGCGCTGGGCAAGCGCACCGCCGCCCTGTACAGCGAGAACGACGAGTTGGCCGCCGGCGTGCTGGCGGCCGCCGAATCGGCCGGCGAGTCGGCGTGGCGGATGCCGCTGCACACCGACTACGTCGAGTACCTCGGCAGCGAGATCGCCGACCTCTACAGCGCACCGACGCAGGGTGCCGGGTCGGTGCTGGCCGCGCTCTACCTGCGCGAGTTCACCGGCGAACTACGAGACCGCTGGCTGCACCTGGACATGTCGGCCCCGTCCTGGGCCGACGGCGACCAGGCCGAGGTCAGCCGCGGCGCCACCGGCTGGGGCGTCCGGTCACTGCTGCGCTGGCTGGCCGACGTTCACTGA
- a CDS encoding DUF3117 domain-containing protein, whose amino-acid sequence MAAMKPRTGDGPLEVTKEGRGIVMRVPLEGGGRLVVEMTPDEANALGDALKAAAG is encoded by the coding sequence ATGGCGGCGATGAAGCCGCGGACGGGCGACGGTCCGCTGGAAGTCACCAAGGAGGGGCGGGGCATCGTCATGCGGGTCCCGCTGGAGGGCGGTGGCCGGCTCGTCGTCGAGATGACTCCCGACGAGGCCAACGCGCTCGGTGATGCACTGAAGGCAGCGGCCGGCTGA
- a CDS encoding PaaX family transcriptional regulator has product MQARSALFDLYGDHLRPRGGRAPVAALVKLLAPLGIAPPAVRTAVSRMVRQGWLEPLRLVSGPGYSITPKAARRLDEAAARIYRTGRVTWDGRFDLLVLEAPGSRRDRQRLAANLSFLGYGTLDEQTWVATRPAEDVDLLLAETGIRFERFTASHFSGTPGAMGVVRRAWNLAEIGRAYERFVADQRPLLAAVTVRSSDEEAYATRFRLVHAWRTFLFQDPQLPPALLPERWPGTAAASFFDRHAARLRPAADRYVEQCLDAGNRIVRQKGR; this is encoded by the coding sequence ATGCAGGCACGGTCGGCACTCTTCGACCTGTACGGCGACCACCTCCGTCCGAGGGGTGGCCGGGCACCGGTTGCTGCCCTGGTCAAGCTACTGGCGCCGCTGGGAATCGCACCGCCAGCAGTTCGCACCGCCGTCTCCCGGATGGTGCGTCAGGGCTGGCTCGAGCCCCTCCGGTTGGTCTCCGGACCGGGATATTCGATCACACCGAAAGCTGCCCGCCGACTCGACGAGGCAGCGGCCCGGATCTACCGGACCGGCCGGGTCACCTGGGACGGCCGGTTCGATCTGCTGGTGTTGGAGGCTCCGGGCTCCCGGCGGGACCGCCAGCGGCTCGCCGCCAACCTGAGCTTCCTCGGTTACGGGACGCTCGACGAGCAGACCTGGGTCGCCACCCGCCCCGCGGAGGACGTCGACCTGCTCCTCGCCGAGACCGGCATCCGGTTCGAACGGTTCACCGCGTCACACTTCTCCGGCACCCCCGGCGCGATGGGCGTGGTCCGACGAGCCTGGAACCTGGCCGAGATCGGCCGCGCCTACGAGCGGTTCGTCGCGGACCAGCGCCCGCTGCTCGCCGCGGTCACCGTGCGCAGCAGCGACGAGGAGGCGTACGCGACGCGGTTCCGCCTCGTGCACGCGTGGCGTACCTTCCTCTTCCAGGACCCGCAGCTGCCCCCGGCGCTGCTGCCCGAGCGGTGGCCCGGCACCGCCGCGGCCAGTTTCTTCGACCGGCACGCGGCTCGCCTGCGCCCGGCCGCCGACCGGTACGTCGAACAGTGCCTCGACGCCGGCAACCGCATCGTCCGACAGAAGGGTCGTTAG
- a CDS encoding enoyl-CoA hydratase-related protein gives MTEPLLVDRTDAVVTLTLNRPNAMNALDVALKEALRDALAELETDRSCRAVVLAGAGGSFSAGQDLREHVSTLENSSSDPLGTVRAHYNPIAARLANLPKPVIAAVRGMAAGAGASLAFLADIRIGGPTTSFLMAFAKVGLAADTGASWTLPRLVGHAKAVELLMLAEPVRAEEACRLGLLNRLTDDDEQVLPVAQELAARLAAGPTVAYGAIKRQLSIADAGTLADALAAEAQAQSICGATADHRAATLAFVGKQKPVFEGR, from the coding sequence GTGACCGAGCCGCTGCTGGTCGACCGGACCGATGCCGTCGTCACCCTCACTCTGAACCGGCCGAACGCGATGAACGCGCTCGACGTGGCGCTCAAGGAGGCGCTGCGGGACGCCCTGGCCGAGTTGGAGACCGACAGGTCCTGCCGCGCGGTCGTCCTGGCCGGGGCCGGCGGGTCGTTCAGCGCCGGTCAGGACCTGCGCGAGCACGTGTCGACGCTGGAAAACTCGTCCAGTGACCCGCTGGGCACCGTGCGGGCGCACTACAACCCGATCGCCGCCCGGCTCGCCAACCTGCCCAAGCCGGTGATCGCCGCGGTCCGTGGGATGGCCGCCGGGGCGGGCGCGTCGCTGGCGTTCCTCGCCGACATCCGCATCGGCGGTCCGACCACCAGCTTCCTGATGGCCTTCGCCAAGGTCGGTCTCGCCGCCGACACCGGCGCCTCCTGGACGTTGCCCCGACTGGTCGGCCACGCCAAGGCTGTGGAGTTGCTGATGCTGGCCGAGCCGGTCCGCGCCGAGGAGGCCTGCCGGTTGGGCCTGCTCAACCGGTTGACGGACGACGACGAGCAGGTGTTGCCCGTCGCCCAGGAACTGGCCGCCCGCCTCGCCGCCGGCCCGACCGTCGCGTACGGGGCGATCAAGCGGCAGCTCTCCATCGCCGACGCCGGCACCCTCGCCGACGCCCTCGCCGCCGAGGCGCAGGCCCAGTCCATCTGCGGCGCCACCGCCGACCACCGAGCGGCCACCCTCGCCTTCGTCGGCAAGCAGAAACCGGTCTTCGAGGGACGCTGA
- a CDS encoding DUF1800 domain-containing protein: MSDREAVAHLLRRATFGPTADEVDAAERAGPAATLDRVLTRSGADRGAAATPLPALAPDPYAELTKDSSRELRQQANAERRKQLQQVTEWWLDRMVAAEDGLTEKLLFFWHGHWATSAQKVKSARLMLGQLETLRRHGRGPLGPLVAAMVRDPALIVWLDGQKNTRKAPNENLARELMELFTLGIGAYSEADVKAGARALTGWVVDRRTGAARIEARRHDPGEKSILGQSGRFDAEAYAGLLAAQPAAATFVAGRLWSRYAGSDAPPPGGLAGANTIATLRAIFSAPAFAQTRGTLVKQPVEWLVGALRQLGIRPSALPEQQRKQLLAGLNALDQVPLRPPSVGGWPAGAAWLTTSSLQARLRTAGVLAAATAPAALARLTAAPSAGRPDALARLLVVDGWGPRTRAALTPLAGEPRKLLAAGLVSPEYTVS, from the coding sequence ATGAGCGATCGTGAAGCGGTGGCGCACCTGCTGCGCCGGGCCACCTTCGGGCCGACCGCCGACGAGGTGGACGCGGCCGAGCGGGCCGGGCCGGCGGCGACCCTGGACCGGGTGCTCACCCGGTCCGGCGCGGACCGGGGCGCGGCGGCCACGCCGCTCCCGGCGCTTGCCCCCGACCCGTACGCCGAGCTGACCAAGGACTCCAGCCGCGAGCTGCGGCAGCAGGCCAACGCGGAGCGCCGCAAGCAACTCCAGCAGGTCACCGAGTGGTGGCTGGACCGGATGGTGGCCGCCGAGGACGGGCTGACCGAGAAGTTGCTCTTCTTCTGGCACGGGCACTGGGCCACCAGCGCGCAGAAGGTCAAGTCGGCGCGGCTGATGCTGGGCCAGTTGGAGACCCTGCGCCGGCACGGCCGTGGGCCGCTGGGCCCACTGGTCGCGGCGATGGTGCGCGACCCCGCCCTGATCGTCTGGCTGGACGGGCAGAAGAACACCCGCAAGGCACCGAACGAGAATCTGGCCCGCGAGTTGATGGAGCTGTTCACCCTCGGCATCGGCGCGTACAGCGAGGCCGACGTGAAGGCCGGCGCGCGGGCCCTGACCGGCTGGGTGGTCGACCGGCGCACCGGTGCGGCCCGGATCGAGGCCCGGCGGCACGACCCCGGCGAGAAGAGCATCCTCGGGCAGAGCGGCCGGTTCGACGCCGAGGCGTACGCCGGTCTGCTGGCCGCCCAACCGGCGGCGGCGACCTTCGTGGCCGGGCGGCTCTGGTCCCGCTACGCCGGCTCCGACGCCCCGCCCCCGGGCGGTCTGGCCGGCGCGAACACCATCGCGACCCTGCGCGCGATCTTCTCCGCACCGGCCTTCGCGCAGACCCGGGGCACGCTTGTGAAGCAGCCGGTGGAGTGGCTGGTCGGTGCGCTACGGCAACTCGGCATCCGACCGTCCGCTCTGCCCGAGCAGCAACGCAAACAACTGCTGGCCGGCCTGAACGCGCTGGACCAGGTGCCGCTGCGTCCACCCAGTGTGGGCGGCTGGCCGGCCGGGGCCGCCTGGCTGACCACCTCGTCGTTGCAGGCCCGACTACGGACGGCCGGGGTGCTCGCCGCCGCCACGGCACCAGCGGCGCTGGCCCGGCTGACCGCCGCGCCCAGCGCCGGCCGACCGGACGCGCTGGCCCGACTGCTTGTGGTCGACGGCTGGGGGCCGCGCACCCGCGCCGCCCTCACCCCGCTGGCCGGTGAGCCCCGCAAGCTGCTGGCCGCCGGCCTGGTCAGCCCCGAATACACAGTCAGCTGA
- a CDS encoding DUF1501 domain-containing protein, whose protein sequence is MDSLTRRRFLLTSGVVGAGALAAGAGAYSLRDLLDTTGDRDPQSRTLVLVTLYGGNDGLNTVIPYGDPAYRAARPELAYPDGEVRRLDDDFGLNPALAGLHQRWSGGGLAIVRGVGYPKPDRSHFRSMDIWHTAQPDRPGNTGWLGRWLDGAGGDPRLAVSFEPALPPLLAGARSAGAAVPVTDRKAAKGLPAETLTAFSAAEAGESPARGRAAACFADLRSVDEMIRQVRDSADPDTADPDGEQAPATATGGARTPLDAQLDLVAQCVEAGVSTRVFSVSLGGFDTHADEKQLQAVLLGQLDRALTGFADRMSRTEAGRKVVVAVYSEFGRRVRANASDGTDHGTASDVLLLGAGVRGGWHGAPPSLTDLDDGDLKYTTDFRDVYATLLERVLDTDPGPVLADWRGRVEKLF, encoded by the coding sequence ATGGACAGCCTGACCCGACGCAGGTTCCTGCTGACCAGCGGGGTGGTCGGCGCGGGCGCGCTGGCCGCCGGGGCCGGCGCGTACAGCCTGCGGGACCTGCTGGACACCACCGGGGACCGGGACCCGCAGTCCCGCACGCTGGTGCTGGTGACCCTCTACGGCGGCAATGACGGCCTCAACACTGTCATTCCGTACGGCGACCCGGCCTACCGGGCGGCGCGCCCCGAGCTGGCGTACCCGGACGGGGAGGTGCGGCGGTTGGACGACGACTTCGGCCTCAACCCGGCGCTGGCCGGCCTGCACCAGCGCTGGTCCGGCGGTGGGCTGGCGATCGTGCGGGGGGTCGGCTACCCGAAGCCGGACCGCAGCCACTTCCGGTCGATGGACATCTGGCACACCGCGCAACCGGACCGGCCCGGCAACACGGGCTGGCTCGGGCGGTGGCTGGACGGAGCCGGTGGTGACCCCCGGCTGGCGGTCTCCTTCGAGCCGGCGCTGCCGCCGCTGCTGGCCGGGGCCCGAAGCGCCGGCGCCGCTGTGCCGGTGACCGACCGGAAGGCCGCCAAGGGGCTTCCCGCGGAGACGCTCACCGCGTTCTCCGCCGCGGAGGCGGGCGAGTCGCCGGCCCGGGGTCGCGCCGCCGCCTGTTTCGCCGACCTGCGGTCGGTGGACGAGATGATCCGCCAGGTACGCGACTCCGCCGACCCGGACACGGCGGACCCGGACGGCGAGCAGGCCCCCGCGACAGCCACCGGCGGGGCACGCACACCGCTGGACGCACAGCTCGACCTGGTCGCGCAGTGTGTCGAGGCGGGAGTGTCCACCAGGGTCTTCTCGGTGTCGCTGGGCGGCTTCGACACGCACGCCGACGAGAAGCAGTTGCAGGCCGTCCTGCTGGGGCAGTTGGACCGGGCGTTGACCGGGTTCGCCGACCGGATGAGTCGCACCGAGGCCGGCCGGAAGGTGGTGGTGGCGGTCTACTCCGAGTTCGGCCGTCGGGTACGGGCCAACGCCTCGGACGGCACCGACCACGGCACCGCCTCGGACGTGCTGCTGCTCGGCGCGGGCGTCCGTGGTGGCTGGCACGGCGCACCACCGAGCCTCACCGACCTCGACGACGGCGACCTGAAATACACCACCGACTTCCGGGATGTCTACGCCACGCTGCTGGAGCGGGTGCTGGACACCGACCCGGGGCCGGTCCTCGCCGACTGGCGGGGACGAGTGGAGAAACTTTTTTAG
- a CDS encoding DNA-3-methyladenine glycosylase I, with product MTDLVIGADGLPRCAWGSSTPDYAIYHDTEWGRPLRGDDALYERMTLEAFQSGLSWLTILRKRPAFRLAFDEFHLPTVARYDDADVTRLLADAGIVRNRAKIEAAIANARAALDLPEGLSALLWSFAPEPRPARPASFAELPPITPESTAMAKALKKRGFRFVGPTTAYALMQATGMVDDHIVGCHVTLPPAA from the coding sequence GTGACTGACCTGGTGATCGGTGCCGATGGGCTGCCTCGCTGCGCCTGGGGGTCGAGCACCCCCGACTACGCCATCTACCACGACACCGAGTGGGGGCGGCCGCTGCGCGGCGACGACGCGCTCTACGAGCGGATGACGTTGGAGGCGTTCCAGTCCGGGTTGTCCTGGCTGACCATCCTGCGCAAGCGTCCGGCGTTCCGGCTGGCCTTCGACGAGTTCCACCTCCCGACCGTCGCCCGCTACGACGACGCCGACGTGACCCGGTTGCTCGCCGACGCCGGCATCGTCCGCAACCGAGCCAAGATCGAGGCGGCGATCGCCAACGCCCGCGCCGCACTGGATCTGCCGGAGGGCCTGTCCGCGCTGCTCTGGTCCTTCGCCCCGGAGCCCCGGCCGGCTCGCCCCGCCTCGTTCGCCGAGCTCCCGCCGATCACCCCGGAGTCGACGGCGATGGCCAAGGCACTCAAGAAGCGCGGCTTCCGGTTCGTCGGCCCGACCACCGCGTACGCGCTGATGCAGGCCACCGGAATGGTCGACGATCACATCGTCGGCTGTCACGTCACCCTCCCACCGGCGGCGTGA
- a CDS encoding SRPBCC family protein — translation MTDSEGADDLREAARPGAGEVTATVIVDAPAERVFAALLAWERQSDWIPFTRVRVVEGDGREGSRIEAVTALGRATLRDEMRVVRVDEPYEIGVVHYGQLLRGPGVLRCTQLGRDRTQVVWHEWFHLPGGRAGRLAWPVLWPGSKLGLTQALKRFARLVEQGRLP, via the coding sequence GTGACCGATTCGGAGGGCGCCGACGATCTTCGGGAGGCGGCCCGACCCGGTGCCGGTGAGGTGACCGCCACGGTGATCGTCGACGCCCCGGCGGAGCGGGTCTTCGCCGCGTTGCTCGCCTGGGAACGTCAGTCCGACTGGATTCCGTTCACCCGGGTCCGCGTGGTCGAGGGCGACGGGCGCGAGGGCAGCCGGATCGAGGCGGTGACCGCGCTCGGCCGGGCGACGCTGCGCGACGAGATGCGGGTGGTCCGGGTCGACGAGCCGTACGAGATCGGTGTGGTGCACTACGGCCAACTGCTGCGCGGCCCGGGGGTGCTGCGCTGCACCCAACTGGGTCGGGACCGCACCCAGGTCGTCTGGCACGAGTGGTTCCACCTGCCGGGCGGTCGGGCCGGTCGACTGGCGTGGCCGGTGCTCTGGCCCGGCTCCAAGCTCGGCCTCACCCAGGCGCTGAAGAGGTTTGCCCGTCTGGTCGAGCAGGGCCGGCTGCCCTGA
- a CDS encoding DivIVA domain-containing protein, with the protein MGQLLLLLVVALTVAAVIFGVTVLVSGRDPGLVPAEPDSQAVALPGTRPLRESDVGAVRFDTGLRGYRMDQVDQAMRRAAYDIGYKSELIGVLESEVIALREGRTDDADVLRQAREQSASKATTAEAAEPGEAAEPGTAVEPGKDAPLTGEAGSAPVGSTTPGSLPAATSSPADSDGVAPAATPADDESADRARPADGTEQRDAVVRSESA; encoded by the coding sequence ATGGGTCAGCTTCTGCTCCTCCTGGTCGTGGCGTTGACCGTCGCGGCGGTGATATTCGGCGTGACGGTGCTGGTCAGCGGCCGTGATCCCGGCCTGGTGCCAGCCGAGCCGGATTCGCAGGCCGTGGCGTTGCCGGGCACCCGCCCGTTACGCGAATCCGATGTGGGGGCGGTCCGTTTCGACACCGGGTTGCGCGGGTACCGGATGGACCAGGTCGATCAGGCGATGCGCCGTGCCGCCTACGACATCGGTTACAAGTCCGAGCTGATCGGCGTACTGGAGTCGGAGGTCATCGCCTTGCGTGAGGGGCGCACCGACGACGCGGACGTGCTGCGCCAGGCCCGCGAGCAGTCCGCCAGCAAGGCGACGACCGCGGAAGCGGCGGAGCCGGGCGAGGCAGCAGAGCCGGGTACGGCGGTCGAGCCGGGCAAAGACGCGCCGCTGACCGGCGAGGCGGGTTCGGCCCCGGTCGGCTCGACGACCCCCGGCTCGTTGCCCGCCGCCACCTCGTCCCCGGCGGATTCCGATGGTGTGGCGCCTGCCGCCACCCCCGCCGACGACGAGTCGGCCGATCGTGCGCGGCCCGCCGACGGCACCGAGCAGCGCGACGCGGTGGTTCGGTCGGAGTCGGCGTGA
- the folP gene encoding dihydropteroate synthase, producing MAGALRLGGRTFAPGELVVMAIINRTPDSFFDRGATYAADNALRAVERAVDEGAAIIDIGGVKAGPGADVGVAEEIRRTVDTIAAVRAAFPEVVISIDTWRAEVATEAVAAGADLLNDTWSGADPTLVRVAAQTGAGLVCSHAGGLTPRTRPHRAAFTDVVADVVATVTGLAERAVAAGVRPDGILIDPAHDFGKNTRHSLEITRRLDELTGSGWPVLVALSNKDFIGETLGLPVAERLEGTLAATAVSAWLGARVFRAHQVGPTRRVLDMVASIRGDRPPTATRRGLA from the coding sequence ATGGCCGGGGCGCTTCGGCTGGGTGGGCGCACGTTCGCCCCCGGCGAGCTGGTGGTGATGGCGATCATCAACCGCACGCCGGACTCGTTCTTCGATCGGGGGGCGACCTACGCCGCCGACAACGCTCTGCGGGCTGTGGAGCGGGCGGTGGACGAGGGCGCGGCCATCATCGACATCGGCGGGGTCAAGGCCGGGCCCGGTGCGGACGTGGGCGTCGCCGAGGAGATCCGGCGCACGGTGGACACCATCGCCGCCGTCCGGGCCGCGTTCCCGGAGGTGGTGATCTCGATCGACACCTGGCGTGCCGAGGTGGCGACGGAGGCCGTGGCGGCCGGCGCCGACCTCCTCAACGACACCTGGTCGGGCGCCGACCCGACGTTGGTCCGGGTGGCCGCGCAGACCGGCGCCGGCCTGGTCTGTTCGCACGCCGGCGGCCTGACGCCGCGGACCAGGCCGCACCGCGCCGCCTTCACCGACGTGGTCGCCGACGTGGTCGCGACGGTGACCGGGCTCGCCGAGCGCGCGGTGGCGGCAGGGGTACGCCCCGACGGCATCCTCATCGACCCGGCGCACGACTTCGGCAAGAACACCCGGCACTCGCTGGAGATCACCCGCCGACTGGACGAGCTGACCGGGAGCGGCTGGCCGGTGCTGGTGGCGCTCTCCAACAAGGACTTCATCGGCGAGACGTTGGGCCTGCCGGTGGCCGAACGGCTGGAGGGGACGCTCGCCGCGACGGCGGTCTCGGCCTGGTTGGGCGCCCGGGTATTCCGGGCCCACCAGGTCGGCCCGACCCGCCGGGTGCTGGACATGGTTGCCTCGATCCGAGGCGACCGCCCGCCCACGGCGACCCGCCGCGGGCTGGCCTGA
- the ndhC gene encoding NADH-quinone oxidoreductase subunit A, with amino-acid sequence MTGYLGSYATLGLLLLASVLFFVTAFSANRVLRPARPADPAGKRASYECGLDPVGGDWAQMQIRYYVYAYLYVLFAVEAVFLFPWAVVFDRPGFGLVTVVEMAVFVAVLALGILYAWRRNILRWT; translated from the coding sequence GTGACCGGATACCTGGGCTCGTACGCGACGCTCGGGCTCCTGCTGCTCGCCAGCGTTCTCTTCTTCGTTACGGCGTTCTCGGCCAACCGGGTGTTACGCCCGGCGCGTCCGGCCGACCCGGCGGGCAAGCGGGCCAGCTACGAGTGCGGGCTCGACCCGGTCGGCGGCGACTGGGCGCAGATGCAGATCCGCTACTACGTGTACGCCTACCTGTACGTGCTGTTCGCGGTCGAGGCGGTGTTCCTCTTCCCCTGGGCGGTGGTCTTCGACCGGCCGGGCTTCGGTCTGGTGACGGTGGTGGAGATGGCGGTGTTCGTGGCGGTGCTCGCGCTCGGCATCCTCTACGCCTGGCGCAGGAACATCCTCCGCTGGACCTGA
- a CDS encoding 2-oxoacid:acceptor oxidoreductase subunit alpha: MTKQIRQLDRVVIRFAGDSGDGMQLTGDRFTSETAQLGNDISTLPNFPAEIRAPAGTLPGVSSFQVHFADYDILTPGDAPNVLVAMNPAALKANLADLPRGADIIVNTDEFTKRNLAKVGYQASPLDDDSLAGYVVHPVALTSMTVGALASHQVSKKDAERSKNMFALGLLSWMYSRPFESTLRFLERKFASRPELVAANVAAFKAGWNFGETTEDFAVRYEVKPAKMKPGTYRNITGNAALSLGLVAAGVRSGLPVFLGAYPITPASDILHELSKHKRFGVITVQAEDEIAAVGAALGASYGGSLGVTTTSGPGVALKSETISLAVALELPLVIVDVQRAGPSTGMPTKTEQADLNMALYGRHGEAPVAVIAPRSPSDCFFAALEAARIALTYRTPVILLSDNYVANGSEPWLLPDVESLPDLRVEFATKPNGDDGTTFLPYLRDPETLARPWAIPGTAGLEHRIGGLEKADKTGDISYDPANHDFMVRTRAARIETIPVPDIEVEDPDGDARVLVLGWGSTYGPIGAACRGVRQRGLSIAQAHLRHLAPMPANLGEVLRSYDKVVIPEMNLGQLAHVIRARYLVDAISYNQVRGLPFTAAELETTLEEVLKNV, encoded by the coding sequence GTGACCAAGCAGATCCGTCAACTCGACCGGGTGGTCATCCGGTTCGCCGGTGACTCCGGCGACGGCATGCAGCTGACCGGCGACCGGTTCACCTCGGAGACGGCGCAGCTCGGCAACGACATCTCCACGCTGCCAAACTTCCCCGCCGAGATCCGGGCGCCCGCCGGCACGTTGCCGGGGGTGTCGAGCTTCCAGGTGCACTTCGCCGACTACGACATCCTCACACCGGGTGACGCGCCCAACGTGCTGGTGGCGATGAACCCGGCGGCCCTCAAGGCCAACCTGGCCGACCTGCCGCGCGGCGCGGACATCATCGTCAACACCGACGAGTTCACCAAGCGCAACCTGGCCAAGGTCGGTTACCAGGCCAGCCCACTGGACGACGACTCGCTGGCCGGCTACGTGGTGCACCCGGTGGCGCTGACCTCGATGACTGTCGGCGCGCTCGCCTCCCACCAGGTGTCCAAGAAGGACGCCGAGCGCTCGAAGAACATGTTCGCGCTCGGCCTGCTCTCCTGGATGTACTCCCGGCCATTCGAGTCGACGCTGCGCTTCCTGGAGCGCAAGTTCGCGTCCCGTCCGGAGCTGGTCGCCGCGAACGTCGCCGCCTTCAAGGCCGGCTGGAACTTCGGCGAGACCACCGAGGACTTCGCCGTCCGCTACGAGGTCAAGCCGGCGAAGATGAAGCCGGGCACGTACCGCAACATCACCGGCAACGCGGCGCTCTCGCTGGGGTTGGTCGCCGCCGGGGTCCGCTCCGGGCTGCCGGTCTTCCTCGGCGCGTACCCGATCACGCCGGCATCGGACATCCTCCACGAGCTGAGCAAGCACAAGCGCTTCGGCGTGATCACCGTGCAGGCCGAGGACGAGATCGCCGCTGTCGGCGCCGCGCTCGGCGCCTCCTACGGCGGGTCCCTCGGTGTGACCACCACCAGCGGCCCCGGCGTGGCGCTCAAGAGCGAGACGATCTCGCTCGCGGTGGCCCTGGAGCTGCCGCTGGTGATCGTGGACGTGCAGCGCGCCGGCCCGTCGACAGGCATGCCGACCAAGACCGAGCAGGCCGACCTCAACATGGCGCTCTACGGACGGCACGGCGAGGCGCCGGTCGCGGTGATCGCGCCCCGGTCACCGTCGGACTGCTTCTTCGCGGCACTGGAGGCGGCCCGGATCGCGCTGACCTACCGCACCCCGGTGATCCTGCTGTCCGACAACTACGTTGCCAACGGTTCGGAGCCGTGGCTGCTGCCCGACGTGGAGTCGCTGCCCGACCTGCGGGTCGAGTTCGCCACCAAGCCCAACGGCGACGACGGCACCACCTTCCTGCCCTACCTGCGTGACCCGGAGACCCTGGCTCGGCCATGGGCGATCCCTGGCACGGCGGGCCTGGAGCACCGGATCGGCGGTCTGGAGAAGGCCGACAAGACCGGCGACATCTCCTACGACCCGGCCAACCACGACTTCATGGTGCGCACCCGGGCCGCCCGGATCGAGACCATCCCGGTGCCGGACATCGAGGTGGAGGACCCGGACGGCGACGCTCGGGTGCTGGTCCTCGGCTGGGGCTCGACGTACGGGCCGATCGGCGCGGCATGCCGCGGCGTACGCCAGCGCGGCCTCTCCATCGCCCAGGCGCACCTGCGGCACCTGGCACCGATGCCGGCCAACCTCGGTGAGGTGCTCCGCTCGTACGACAAGGTGGTCATCCCGGAGATGAACCTGGGCCAGCTGGCGCATGTCATCCGGGCCCGCTACCTGGTCGACGCGATCAGCTACA